The genomic region GCTCGGTATCCGTATTATTGCGCCAATGCCGGGTAAAGGTACTATCGGTATCGAAGTGCCGAACAGCAGTCCGGAAATGGTATCCATGCGCTCTATCCTGGCGACTGAGAAGTTCCAAAAGACAGAGATGGATTTGCCTATTGCATTAGGTAAAACGATCTCCAACGAGGTGTATATAGCCGATTTAGCGAAAATGCCTCACTTACTTGTGGCTGGTGCTACCGGACAGGGTAAATCGGTCGGAATTAATGCCATCTTGACTTCCCTCCTATTCAAAAAACACCCTGCAGAGTTGAAGTTCGTATTAGTCGACCCGAAGAAAGTGGAGCTCTCGCTATTTAAGAAGATCGAAAGACACTTTTTAGCAAAGTTGCCGAATGAGGACGAAGCCATCATCACCGACACTAAAAAAGTAATCAACACCCTCAATTCCCTATGTATCGAGATGGATCAGCGTTATGATCTATTAAAGAACGCCCAAGTAAGGAATTTGAAAGAATATAATGCAAAATTTATCAATCGTCGATTAAACCCTGAGGAGGGTCATCGATTCTTACCGTTTATAGTTCTTATTATTGATGAGTTTGCCGATTTGATGATGACGGCAGGGAAAGAAGTAGAAACTCCGATTGCTCGATTGGCGCAGTTAGCCCGTGCGGTAGGTATTCACTTGGTTATTGCAACGCAAAGACCTTCAGTAAATATCATTACCGGTACAATCAAAGCTAACTTCCCGGCGCGACTAGCATTCCGCGTATTGTCTAAGGTCGATTCACGAACGATCCTCGACAGCGGTGGTGCAGACCAGTTAATTGGTCGCGGAGATATGCTACTGGCCACAGGATCTGACCTAATTCGTATCCAATGTGCGTTTGTGGATACACCGGAGGTCGATGAGGTTTCTGAATTTATTGGCTCCCAACGCGGATACCCATCTGCCCATTACCTACCGGAGTATGTAGATCCGAATGGCGATGGCGAAGGAATATCCGACTTCGACCCGGCTGACAGAGATCAGCTATTCGAAGAGGCTGCACGCCTGATCGTTATGCATCAACAAGGCTCAACATCTTTAATACAGCGTAAGTTAAAATTAGGTTATAACCGCGCTGGACGAATTATCGATCAATTGGAAGCTGCAGGTATCGTAGGTCCATTTGAAGGCAGTAAAGCCCGCGAGGTGCTATACCCTGATGATTATTCGTTGGAACAGTATTTGGAAACGTTAAGAAAAGACAATTAAAGATGATTAGATTTTTGTATGTATTATTAGCATTCTTCTCGGTGAGCACAGCTTTTGCGCAAGACCGTTATGCTAAATCATTATTAGACGAGGTATCAAAAAAATACGATAGCTACCGAACAATTCAGTCCAATTTTACTTTTAAAGCTGTACAAGCGAAAGGCGAAAGCTATTCGGACAAGGGCCAAATGTTTATGAACAAACCTGCGCAGCAGTATAAAATCGTATTGCCCGAGCAGGATTTGATCTCCGATGGTAAATCCGTATGGTCGGTTTTAAAAGAAGATAAAGAAGTGCAAGTATCAGAAGCCGATAACAGCAATGAATCCATCGGTCCCAACAATATCTTCACCTTCTATCGCTCCGGGTTTAAATACATCAGCATGGACGATGAAAGCGTATCTGGCGCTGGTAAAGTAAAAGTAATTGAGCTGTCTCCGGAAGATACCAAACGCAACTATTTTAAGATCAAATTGCGCATCAACAAGAATAACCACATCCACGATGTGACGATTTTCGACAAGTCAGGATCTCGTTATACCTATACCATCAATACGCTGTATGTTAACAATCCTATCCCTGCAAGTACCTTTCAATTCCAAAAAGCCAATTACGCCGGCTTTGAAGTGGTGGATTTGAGATAGAGGCTCAGAATTCAGATATAAGATATTAGACGTTAGATTTTAGAATTCAGATATAAGATATTAGACATTAGATTTTAGAATTGTAGAAGCTGTCCTTTTCGGGACAGCTTCTTTTTTTATTGAAATTTATTTGAGTTAAGTGCTGTTTCGTACGAGGCAAGTATAGGACTTGTTCTGCTTAAAGCCCTTTCAAACCCAATACAAACCCAATATAAACCCCTTTCATTCCCAATTGCGATTGGGAATGAAAGGGGTTTATATTGGGAGAACATTAGTCTTGTATGGAGAGACACATAACTGAGCTCTGTTTTACACTTTAACCGTAAGAAAGAAGGGTTATTTTGAAATTTTGGATTGGAAAGAAAGTTTGTCTTGAACCAGGAAAAAAAGGATACGAGGATGAACAGGATCCTGCTGATCTTTTCATCCTTCCTTTCCTGGTTCAAGATAATACTATCCTGACAACCCTTAAATCCTTCCTTTCCTGGTTCAAGACAATACCATCCTGACAACTCTTAAATCCTTCCTTTCTTTCTTTCAAAACAAACTTCCCTCCTTTCCCAGTTCAAAACAAATATCCAAAAAAAAGGCGCCTATCCGGCGCCATACTCTGATATCTAATATCTAAATTCTAATATCTATTCGACCTGATAATCCCCAACTCCAGACCGCGAAGTTCTGCAAGGCCTCTCAAGCGTCCGATGGCAGAATATCCTGGATTGGTTACTTTGTTTAGATCGTCTAACATTTGGTGTCCGTGATCTGGGCGGAAAGGAATAGGTTGTTCTCTTTTTTGATTTTCTGCAACTAAGGCTTCCATCACTTTAAACATATCCACATCCCCATCCAAATGGTCGGCTTCGTAGAAACTTCCGATCTCTTCGCGCTTCACGTTTCGTAGGTGTACGAAGTTGACACGATGTTTCACCTGATCAAATATAGCGGGAAGATCGTTCTTTGGCCCCGCTCCTAGCGAGCCCGTACAGAAACAAATTCCATTAAACTGCTTCTCTTGTTCGCTGATGATGTAGTTCAGATCTTCTGCATTGCTAACAATACGTGGAAGTCCTAATATCGGATATGGAGGATCGTCGGGGTGGATCGTCATCAAAATGCCGTTCTGCTCGCAAACCTCAGCAATGCTGTTTAAGAAGTATAGCAAGTTTTTGCGCAAGCCATCGAAGCCTATTTCTTTGTATACCGAGATACTATTTTGCAGGGAATCTAGGGTAATATCGCTTTCGCCGGGAATCCCCATCAATACCACTCGTTCTAATTCGTTTAGTGCATCCTGATCTAAGGTTGCAAATTTCTCCTCCGCTGCTTGTTGAACGTTTGCTGGGTAGTCAGCCTGAGCATCCTGACGCTTTAGAATATAAATATCAAAAATCGCCAGGTCTATCCAATCAAAATATAAGGCTTTGGAGCCATCCTTCATGGTTAGATCCAACTGCGTACGCGTCCAGTCCAAAACAGGCATAAAATTATAGCATACCGTTTTGATGCCGCATGCCGCCAGGTTTTTCAACGACTCCTTATAGCGTTCTAAATATTCATCGGCATTTGCCGCGCCCGTCTTGATCGCCTCGTGAACCGGCACACTTTCAACAACCGACCAAGTCAGTCCTGCTTCCTCAATAATGCGCTTGCGTTCCTGAATATCTGCTAATGGCCATACTTCGCCATGAGCTATATGATGTAGTGCCGAGACAATGCCCGTCGCACCAGCCTGTTTTACGTCTTGTAAGGACACCGAATCGTTCGGGCCATACCATCTCCATGTTTGTTCTAAAAATTGCATATACGCCTTTAAATTAAACGCCACACCATGTATTGAAGCCTCCATCCACAAATACGGTCTCTCCGGACACGAATTCGGAAGCATCGCTAAGCAAATACACCAAGGTACCTTCAAGTTCGCTAGGATCGCCTAGACGTTGATAAGGTGTGCCGTTGATGAATTTCTGTGCTCTAGGGCTATAAGTCCCGTCAGGGTTGGTCAATAAAGTTCTGTTTTGTTCCGTCAAAAATACGCCCGGTGCAATTGCATTGACGCGTACTTTATCGCCATAACGAAGCGCCAACTCGGTAGACATCCATTTGGTAAACCCGTCGATACCGTGTTTTGCTACCGTATAGCCAAGCACGCGGGTCAGCGGACGGCTAGCGGCTAGGGAAGAAATATTGATAATCGCTCCTGCGCCCTTCTCAGCTATCACCTGGCCTAAGATCATGGTCGGGATAATCGTTCCATATAGGTTCAGTTCGATCGCTTTGATGGTATCTTGAATCTTATTGTCAAATATATTTTGCTCATCGCCAATTGTTGCTCCTGGTATATTGCCACCAACTGCGTTGACAAGACCATCAATAGTTCCGAAAGCTTTGAGGATGCTATCCTTCGCCTCTTTGACCGACTGCTCATCCATCACATCCGCAACAACGCCCAATGCTTCCGCACCTAATGCTTTTGCCTGGTCAACACGCTCATCGATTTTCTCTTGATTGCGACCAATGACGCAAACTTTAGCGCCAGCTTCGGCAACCGCATGGACAAAGGATTTACCCAAGATACCGGTACCACCAGTGATTACAATAACCTTATCTTTTAGGGAAAATTTGTCTAGAATACTCATAGTTTTTGGTTAGATTATATTTTCAATAATAAGCAATTTATCCATAATATAGCGGTATTTAATGGAGTATAATTACGTAATCGTTTGCGAAGATTATCCTTGAGAAGCCACTTAAAAGCATTATATTGCATTATTTAACAACCTATGCCACACGTT from Sphingobacterium sp. BN32 harbors:
- a CDS encoding outer membrane lipoprotein carrier protein LolA, which encodes MIRFLYVLLAFFSVSTAFAQDRYAKSLLDEVSKKYDSYRTIQSNFTFKAVQAKGESYSDKGQMFMNKPAQQYKIVLPEQDLISDGKSVWSVLKEDKEVQVSEADNSNESIGPNNIFTFYRSGFKYISMDDESVSGAGKVKVIELSPEDTKRNYFKIKLRINKNNHIHDVTIFDKSGSRYTYTINTLYVNNPIPASTFQFQKANYAGFEVVDLR
- a CDS encoding SDR family oxidoreductase — translated: MSILDKFSLKDKVIVITGGTGILGKSFVHAVAEAGAKVCVIGRNQEKIDERVDQAKALGAEALGVVADVMDEQSVKEAKDSILKAFGTIDGLVNAVGGNIPGATIGDEQNIFDNKIQDTIKAIELNLYGTIIPTMILGQVIAEKGAGAIINISSLAASRPLTRVLGYTVAKHGIDGFTKWMSTELALRYGDKVRVNAIAPGVFLTEQNRTLLTNPDGTYSPRAQKFINGTPYQRLGDPSELEGTLVYLLSDASEFVSGETVFVDGGFNTWCGV
- the uxuA gene encoding mannonate dehydratase encodes the protein MQFLEQTWRWYGPNDSVSLQDVKQAGATGIVSALHHIAHGEVWPLADIQERKRIIEEAGLTWSVVESVPVHEAIKTGAANADEYLERYKESLKNLAACGIKTVCYNFMPVLDWTRTQLDLTMKDGSKALYFDWIDLAIFDIYILKRQDAQADYPANVQQAAEEKFATLDQDALNELERVVLMGIPGESDITLDSLQNSISVYKEIGFDGLRKNLLYFLNSIAEVCEQNGILMTIHPDDPPYPILGLPRIVSNAEDLNYIISEQEKQFNGICFCTGSLGAGPKNDLPAIFDQVKHRVNFVHLRNVKREEIGSFYEADHLDGDVDMFKVMEALVAENQKREQPIPFRPDHGHQMLDDLNKVTNPGYSAIGRLRGLAELRGLELGIIRSNRY